The Amycolatopsis sp. 195334CR genome window below encodes:
- the epsC gene encoding serine O-acetyltransferase EpsC translates to MAGLIGRLRRAVAASTELLDVIIDRDPSIRSRSEALLHPTVLALAGYRVGNRLYRRERFKSARAVCMLTRVLTGGIEIHPGARIGRRFFIDHGCGVVIGETAIIGDDVSLFHQVTLGSYGWWQDRGRADGRRHPKLGNGVTVGANASLLGPITVGDNALIGAQSLVLQDVPADSHVRAPLGDVRATANTVVRLPRAS, encoded by the coding sequence ATGGCGGGGCTGATCGGGCGGCTGCGCCGGGCGGTGGCCGCGAGCACGGAACTGCTGGACGTCATCATCGACCGCGACCCGTCGATCCGCTCGCGGAGTGAGGCGCTGCTGCACCCGACGGTGCTCGCGCTGGCCGGCTACCGCGTGGGGAACCGGTTGTACCGCAGGGAAAGGTTCAAGTCGGCGCGCGCGGTGTGCATGCTCACGCGGGTGCTGACCGGCGGTATCGAGATCCACCCCGGCGCGCGGATCGGGCGGCGGTTCTTCATCGACCACGGTTGTGGGGTGGTGATCGGGGAAACCGCGATCATCGGCGACGACGTGTCGTTGTTCCACCAGGTGACGCTGGGTTCGTACGGCTGGTGGCAGGACCGCGGGCGGGCCGACGGCCGTCGGCACCCGAAGCTGGGCAACGGCGTCACCGTCGGGGCGAACGCGAGCCTGCTGGGCCCGATCACGGTGGGGGACAACGCGCTCATCGGGGCGCAGTCGCTGGTGCTGCAGGACGTGCCGGCGGACTCCCACGTCCGGGCGCCGCTCGGTGACGTCCGCGCCACGGCGAACACGGTGGTGCGGTTGCCGCGCGCGAGCTAA
- a CDS encoding AfsR/SARP family transcriptional regulator, giving the protein MVSEVPAGSGNPGGTAESAVTFTLLGPLEVLKDGIDYAPTAPKILQLMAMLLMRPGKVVQIDSIIQELWANKPPRSVRTTMQTYVYQVRRCIEQNRLAADPESMLATKPPGYVFRIDPAQVDVFEFQQLCRRGRDEMDARRFADAARSFRSALGLWSGPALANVNCGSVLAAYAVDLAEQRRAAQHLRIEAEIEAGMHRELVGELRSLVTANPLDEGLHGQLMRVLGRSGRRSDAMATYRQLRTRLTTELGVEPCDELQLLHHELLSAGDPS; this is encoded by the coding sequence TTGGTTTCCGAAGTTCCGGCCGGGAGTGGCAACCCCGGCGGCACGGCCGAAAGCGCGGTGACGTTCACCCTCCTCGGCCCGCTCGAAGTGCTCAAGGACGGGATCGACTACGCGCCGACGGCGCCGAAGATACTGCAGCTGATGGCGATGCTGCTGATGCGGCCGGGCAAGGTCGTGCAGATCGACTCCATCATCCAGGAGCTGTGGGCGAACAAGCCACCGCGCAGCGTGCGCACCACCATGCAGACCTACGTCTACCAGGTCCGCCGCTGCATCGAGCAGAACCGGCTGGCGGCCGACCCGGAATCCATGCTGGCCACCAAACCGCCCGGGTACGTGTTCCGCATCGACCCGGCGCAGGTGGACGTGTTCGAGTTCCAGCAGCTGTGCCGCCGCGGCCGCGACGAGATGGACGCGCGGCGCTTCGCCGACGCGGCGCGGTCGTTCCGGAGCGCGCTGGGCCTGTGGTCCGGACCAGCGCTGGCCAACGTCAACTGCGGGTCGGTGCTCGCCGCCTACGCGGTGGACCTGGCCGAGCAGCGCCGGGCGGCGCAGCACCTGCGCATCGAGGCGGAGATCGAGGCCGGCATGCACCGCGAACTGGTCGGCGAGCTGCGCTCGCTGGTCACCGCGAACCCGCTCGACGAAGGCCTGCACGGGCAGCTGATGCGGGTGCTGGGGCGCAGCGGCAGGCGGTCCGACGCGATGGCCACCTACCGGCAGCTGCGCACGCGGCTGACCACCGAACTGGGCGTGGAACCCTGCGACGAGTTGCAGTTGCTGCACCACGAACTGCTCTCCGCCGGGGATCCCTCCTGA
- a CDS encoding helix-turn-helix domain-containing protein, with amino-acid sequence MSRKYGQFCGLARAMEMVGERWGMLVVRDLLLGPKRFTDLRAGLPRIPSSILSARLNELEEAGVVRRRVLPQLDASVVYELTEYGAELEAVVLQLGLWGARSLGSMGEEDVFTTDSAILSLYTTFRPEIASNVRVSYELHYGPTMTLHALVDGEDLKVGEGPYPDADMTITCYGSIKPVFSKEISAAEALDQGILSISGDPALLELFADLFHIPAAPRKVEGLAVR; translated from the coding sequence ATGAGTCGAAAGTACGGACAGTTCTGCGGCCTGGCGCGTGCCATGGAGATGGTCGGCGAGCGCTGGGGCATGCTGGTGGTCCGCGACCTGCTGCTCGGCCCGAAGCGGTTCACCGACCTGCGCGCCGGGTTGCCGCGCATCCCGTCCAGCATCCTCTCCGCCCGGCTGAACGAGCTGGAGGAGGCCGGCGTGGTCCGGCGCCGGGTGCTGCCGCAGCTGGACGCCTCGGTGGTCTACGAGCTCACCGAGTACGGTGCCGAGCTGGAGGCGGTCGTGCTGCAGCTGGGGCTGTGGGGCGCCCGGTCCCTCGGCTCGATGGGTGAGGAGGACGTGTTCACCACCGACTCCGCGATCCTGTCGCTGTACACCACGTTCCGGCCGGAGATCGCCTCGAACGTGCGGGTCAGCTACGAGCTGCACTACGGCCCGACGATGACGCTGCACGCGCTGGTCGACGGCGAGGACCTGAAGGTCGGCGAGGGCCCGTACCCCGACGCCGACATGACGATCACCTGCTACGGCTCGATCAAGCCGGTGTTCTCCAAGGAGATCAGTGCGGCGGAGGCGCTGGACCAGGGCATCCTGAGCATCTCCGGGGACCCGGCGCTGCTGGAGCTGTTCGCCGACCTGTTCCACATCCCGGCCGCGCCGCGCAAGGTCGAGGGCCTGGCCGTCCGCTGA